A genomic window from Brachyspira sp. SAP_772 includes:
- a CDS encoding F0F1 ATP synthase subunit epsilon has translation MATKNNKKTLVCSVITKEGPILRSIKIDHIELPSVNGYVSIYTDHCPYIVSISYGELRIYDEEDKLINLYVEGGITEVTQNVIGVLAEKAIYPKDIDVSVLNEKIEKLSKQMTINIEEKRRNNIEIDKCKKQIEIVNKINK, from the coding sequence ATGGCTACAAAAAATAATAAAAAAACATTAGTATGTTCAGTAATAACTAAAGAGGGTCCTATTTTAAGGTCCATAAAAATAGATCATATAGAATTGCCTTCTGTAAATGGATATGTTTCTATATATACAGATCATTGCCCGTATATAGTAAGCATATCTTATGGAGAGCTTAGAATATATGATGAAGAGGATAAGTTAATAAATCTATATGTGGAAGGCGGTATTACCGAAGTAACTCAAAATGTTATTGGTGTTTTAGCAGAAAAAGCTATATATCCAAAAGATATTGATGTTTCAGTATTGAACGAAAAGATAGAAAAATTAAGCAAACAGATGACTATTAATATTGAAGAGAAAAGAAGAAATAATATTGAAATAGACAAATGTAAAAAACAAATTGAAATAGTTAATAAAATTAATAAATAA
- the flcA gene encoding periplasmic flagellar collar protein FlcA yields MPKIEDLERLGSLAFIIGNKELPKELSQQDYNNFKSVFTDEYMANSTQNNDDVPSIDDLDNLDNLDLPDKINDDLGLSDDLGLPDDLETTNNADNDEKIELDNLDLPESVNDDLGLADDLGLPDDLETANNADNDEKIELDDLDLPDSIDDDLGLPDDLGLPDDLETANNADNDEKIELDDLDLPDSIDDDLGLPDDLGLPDDLETANNADNDENIDVDLNNLDLPRDKELENKINSEINNSADNKLNNNIPDLPVLDDLPLPETLDDYSNANDGIEETITDDIDNLADNLPDDLVNDLDDTLEEEIINNDSNLDDLDDLESILDDDNTLEKDSKEEDTDNLDDLESILDDDTDDKKEETKEDDIDNLDDLESILDDDTDDKSEEAKEDDTDNLDDLESILDDDTDNKKEEAKEDDTDNLDDLESILDDDTDDKKEEAKEDDTNNLDDLDSILDDDTNDKKEEAKEDDTNNLDDLDSILDDDTDNKKEEAKEDDIDNLDDLDSILDDDTDDKKEDAKEDDTDNLDDLDSILDDDIKTQDESENSTDNSLENADDNLMVGNVAGNVRVIEEENTLPSPDSADSLGESKYDDVDKDINDDEVIDNIKRLSPITRHHVLDAILNEKLSRASMQKLLKALEKGESNEYITDFINNELGLSISDSRGGLLDIIPIPSSLKEYAKIIRVAAIFLVLFVGVVLFSYQFIYKPVLANRYFKMGLENIYNSQFDEAERNFAKGDRLTPRKIKWYNRYAKEYTDRFAFDYALKKLEASVDIKPRNIDTRLLFGYYYRTKGEKELSKEDYNSGEELYNNLMTYTDKEKDLKRIYDDLGVLMISRAKNLVEPNYYDNAYENYREMINRFGDDVIPRKRVMLIRIYQDNYQDVKDLQNHINRLKSGYIDDEVYPKLAKYLLDKDDFYGARTLFEKLLAKYTNNLESIVGYADYEARLKHYDRAKEILINSALPLYTSNPYNGGEEYVYNMLGQIYYNLKEYGSAINNFKLALEKNSLYPDANFNLANLYFYQDNDYKKAKEHYKIAYDNLAPDLRSDQLLYNLSWLYYLDEEYDLAFQGFNDLFYKDPDNSIVSYALGNSLLHLDRANLANGFYRNALNKALESRRDKFEMRTEKDFMFISYLASLHNNIGVSYAYNSVVSNQIENEQMAFKNFVVASEYFDQLRTSNIDLDMAEKRTVNIDNQNIGASKYNIMAIQSRRNLKNNVIIDDYIPKTMFNLN; encoded by the coding sequence ATGCCAAAAATCGAAGATTTAGAAAGATTAGGAAGTTTAGCTTTTATAATAGGAAACAAAGAACTCCCAAAAGAATTATCACAACAAGACTATAACAATTTTAAGTCAGTATTTACAGATGAATATATGGCGAATTCTACACAAAATAATGATGATGTACCGTCTATAGATGATTTAGATAATTTAGATAACTTAGATTTGCCTGATAAAATTAATGATGATTTGGGGTTATCTGATGACTTGGGATTGCCTGATGATTTAGAAACAACTAATAATGCAGATAATGATGAAAAGATTGAGTTAGATAATTTGGATTTACCTGAAAGTGTTAATGATGATTTAGGCTTAGCAGATGATTTGGGATTGCCTGACGATTTAGAAACGGCTAATAATGCAGATAATGATGAAAAGATAGAGTTGGATGACTTAGATTTGCCTGATAGCATTGATGATGATTTAGGTTTGCCTGATGATTTGGGATTACCTGATGATTTAGAAACAGCTAATAATGCAGACAATGATGAAAAAATAGAGTTGGACGACTTAGATTTGCCTGATAGCATTGATGATGATTTAGGTTTGCCTGATGATTTGGGATTACCTGATGATTTAGAAACAGCTAATAATGCAGACAATGATGAAAATATAGACGTAGATTTAAATAATTTAGATTTGCCTAGAGATAAAGAATTAGAAAATAAAATTAATTCTGAAATTAATAATTCTGCTGATAATAAATTAAACAATAATATTCCAGACCTTCCTGTATTAGATGATTTACCTTTGCCTGAAACTTTAGATGATTATAGTAATGCTAATGATGGTATAGAAGAAACAATAACAGATGATATTGATAATTTAGCAGATAATTTACCAGACGATTTAGTAAATGATTTAGATGATACATTAGAAGAAGAAATTATTAATAATGACAGTAATCTGGATGATTTAGATGACTTAGAAAGCATATTAGATGATGACAATACTCTTGAGAAAGATTCTAAAGAAGAGGATACTGATAATTTAGACGACTTAGAAAGCATATTAGATGATGATACTGATGATAAAAAAGAAGAAACTAAAGAAGATGACATTGACAACTTAGACGATTTAGAAAGTATATTGGATGATGATACTGATGACAAAAGTGAAGAAGCTAAAGAAGATGACACCGACAATTTAGACGACTTAGAAAGCATATTAGATGATGATACTGATAACAAAAAAGAAGAAGCTAAAGAAGATGACACTGATAATTTAGACGACTTAGAAAGTATATTAGATGACGATACTGATGACAAAAAAGAAGAAGCTAAAGAAGATGATACTAATAATTTAGACGATTTAGATAGCATATTAGATGATGATACTAATGACAAAAAAGAAGAAGCTAAAGAAGATGACACTAATAATTTAGACGATTTAGATAGCATATTAGATGATGATACTGATAACAAAAAAGAAGAAGCTAAAGAAGATGACATCGACAATTTAGACGATTTAGATAGCATATTAGATGATGATACTGATGACAAAAAAGAAGATGCTAAAGAAGATGACACCGACAACTTAGATGATTTAGATAGCATATTAGATGATGATATTAAAACTCAAGATGAATCAGAAAATAGCACAGATAATAGTTTAGAAAATGCTGATGATAATTTAATGGTTGGAAATGTTGCAGGCAATGTAAGAGTAATTGAAGAAGAAAATACACTTCCTTCTCCAGATTCTGCTGACAGTTTAGGAGAATCCAAATATGATGATGTTGACAAAGATATCAATGATGATGAAGTTATAGACAATATAAAAAGATTATCTCCTATTACTAGACACCATGTTTTAGATGCTATATTAAATGAAAAACTCTCTAGAGCATCTATGCAAAAATTATTAAAAGCTTTAGAGAAAGGTGAGTCTAATGAATATATAACAGATTTTATTAATAATGAATTAGGCTTAAGTATTTCAGATTCTAGAGGCGGATTATTAGATATTATACCTATTCCTAGCTCATTAAAAGAATATGCTAAAATAATAAGAGTTGCTGCGATATTCTTAGTATTATTTGTAGGAGTAGTATTATTTTCATATCAATTTATATATAAACCTGTTTTAGCTAATAGATATTTCAAAATGGGATTAGAAAATATATACAATAGTCAATTTGATGAGGCAGAGAGAAATTTTGCTAAGGGTGATAGACTAACTCCTAGAAAAATAAAATGGTATAATAGATATGCAAAAGAATATACAGATAGATTTGCTTTTGATTATGCCCTAAAAAAGTTAGAAGCATCTGTGGATATAAAACCTAGAAATATTGATACTAGACTTTTATTTGGATATTATTATAGAACTAAGGGAGAAAAAGAATTATCAAAAGAAGATTATAACAGCGGTGAAGAGTTGTATAATAATTTGATGACTTATACTGATAAAGAAAAAGATTTAAAGAGAATATATGATGACCTTGGCGTTCTTATGATAAGCAGAGCAAAAAATTTAGTAGAGCCTAATTATTATGACAATGCTTATGAGAATTATAGGGAAATGATAAACAGATTTGGAGATGATGTTATACCAAGAAAGAGAGTAATGCTAATAAGAATATATCAAGACAATTATCAAGATGTTAAAGATTTGCAAAATCATATAAATAGATTAAAAAGCGGATATATAGATGATGAAGTTTATCCTAAATTAGCAAAATATTTATTGGACAAAGATGATTTTTATGGTGCTAGAACATTGTTTGAAAAATTATTAGCAAAATATACAAACAATTTAGAATCTATTGTTGGATATGCAGATTATGAAGCTAGATTAAAACATTATGATAGAGCTAAAGAGATATTAATAAACTCAGCACTACCTTTATATACTTCTAATCCTTATAATGGCGGAGAAGAATATGTGTATAATATGCTTGGACAAATATATTATAACTTAAAAGAATACGGAAGTGCTATTAATAATTTCAAATTAGCATTAGAAAAAAATAGTTTATACCCAGATGCTAATTTTAATTTAGCTAATTTGTATTTTTATCAGGATAATGATTATAAAAAGGCAAAAGAACATTATAAGATAGCTTATGATAATTTAGCTCCAGATTTGAGAAGCGATCAATTGCTTTATAATTTATCTTGGTTATATTATTTAGATGAAGAATACGATTTGGCTTTTCAGGGATTTAATGATTTATTCTACAAAGACCCCGATAACAGCATTGTATCATATGCTTTAGGTAATTCTCTTCTTCATTTGGATAGGGCTAATTTGGCTAATGGTTTTTATAGAAATGCTTTAAATAAGGCATTGGAAAGCAGAAGAGACAAATTTGAAATGCGTACAGAAAAAGACTTTATGTTTATTAGTTATTTAGCTAGCCTACATAATAATATAGGTGTATCCTATGCTTATAACTCTGTTGTAAGCAACCAAATAGAAAATGAACAGATGGCTTTCAAGAACTTTGTTGTTGCTAGTGAATATTTTGACCAATTAAGAACATCTAATATAGATTTGGATATGGCTGAAAAAAGAACTGTTAATATAGACAATCAAAATATTGGTGCTTCAAAATATAATATAATGGCTATACAAAGCAGGAGAAACTTGAAAAATAATGTTATTATAGATGATTATATACCAAAGACTATGTTTAACTTAAACTAA
- a CDS encoding chemotaxis protein CheW has protein sequence MAEIEQQPIENNENKVDVENSINLVTFRLGNNEYAIDIMQAKEIIKMEKITLIPNAPDYVEGVINLRGNIIPIVDLKKRFNLEENEGDKNTGIIIVKIDDVDMGIIIDAISKVVSIATSNIQPPPPMLSGIGQKYIKGVAKLEDKLLVVLDLEKLIVGDDDDTEENIEN, from the coding sequence ATGGCTGAAATAGAACAACAACCTATTGAAAATAATGAGAATAAGGTTGATGTAGAAAATAGTATTAACCTAGTTACTTTTAGATTAGGTAATAATGAATATGCTATAGACATTATGCAGGCTAAAGAAATTATTAAAATGGAAAAAATAACATTAATACCTAATGCCCCAGATTATGTTGAAGGTGTTATTAACCTTAGAGGAAATATTATTCCAATAGTTGATCTTAAAAAGAGATTTAACTTAGAAGAAAATGAGGGCGACAAAAATACTGGTATTATTATAGTAAAAATAGATGATGTAGATATGGGTATTATTATAGATGCTATTTCTAAAGTAGTATCTATTGCTACTTCTAACATACAGCCGCCTCCTCCTATGTTGTCTGGAATAGGTCAAAAATATATTAAAGGTGTAGCTAAATTAGAAGATAAATTATTGGTTGTTCTTGACTTAGAAAAATTAATAGTTGGCGATGATGACGATACAGAAGAAAATATAGAAAATTAA
- a CDS encoding thioesterase family protein has protein sequence MPHVNKTEIRIIYADTDQMGIVYHANYLKFFEIGRTELLRELGISYKEMEAYGIYLPVKEVFIDYKISIKYDDLIVVHTSVDKLKNVSLKLKYEIRNKSNPDILHTTGYTLHPFINKNGDIVKPDDYLYNIMAKGK, from the coding sequence ATGCCGCATGTTAATAAAACTGAAATAAGAATAATATATGCTGATACTGATCAAATGGGAATAGTTTATCATGCTAATTATCTTAAATTTTTTGAAATAGGAAGAACTGAGCTTTTAAGAGAATTAGGAATTTCATATAAAGAAATGGAAGCTTATGGTATATATTTACCTGTAAAAGAAGTTTTTATAGATTATAAAATATCAATAAAATATGATGATTTAATTGTGGTTCATACATCTGTAGATAAATTAAAAAATGTTTCATTAAAATTAAAATATGAAATTAGAAACAAGAGTAACCCTGATATACTTCATACAACAGGATATACACTTCATCCTTTTATAAATAAGAATGGTGATATAGTTAAACCTGATGATTACTTATACAATATAATGGCTAAAGGAAAATAA
- a CDS encoding PilZ domain-containing protein → MDKVKAVLIENDSNIIGKYENGLSASFDITTFKDTHSSMSYIIKNNIDIYFYMIRYNEKDENSISFFADKIKDINPQIKLVIIEAEDDFDNNKYPYAIIFNKKSEMSYINNMLLQYVNNNESSQRRQYSRVNWPLNVIIAYKDKMRGTMERNILSISGNGAYIRSDINIPNKGEMLGLTISFKDFKLFTEAKVVFINNGSERPNFPKGFAVQFIDIGVASQKIIDQIIRDKLLQEILIEYEDENFSS, encoded by the coding sequence ATGGATAAAGTAAAGGCTGTATTAATAGAGAATGACTCTAATATTATAGGAAAATATGAAAATGGGCTTTCGGCATCTTTTGATATAACTACTTTTAAAGATACTCATTCATCTATGTCATATATTATCAAAAATAATATAGATATTTATTTTTATATGATAAGATATAATGAAAAAGATGAAAATAGTATTAGCTTTTTTGCTGATAAAATAAAAGATATTAATCCTCAGATAAAATTAGTAATTATAGAAGCTGAAGATGATTTTGATAATAATAAATATCCTTATGCTATAATTTTTAATAAGAAATCTGAGATGAGTTATATTAATAATATGCTTTTACAGTATGTTAATAATAATGAGAGTTCACAAAGAAGACAATATTCTAGAGTAAATTGGCCTTTAAATGTTATAATAGCTTATAAAGATAAAATGCGCGGCACTATGGAAAGAAATATATTATCTATTAGCGGTAATGGTGCTTATATTCGCTCTGATATTAATATTCCAAATAAAGGTGAGATGTTAGGGCTTACTATTTCTTTTAAGGATTTTAAATTATTTACTGAGGCTAAAGTTGTTTTCATCAATAATGGCTCAGAAAGACCTAATTTCCCTAAAGGTTTTGCCGTGCAATTTATTGATATTGGAGTAGCTTCTCAAAAGATTATTGACCAGATTATTAGAGATAAATTATTACAAGAAATATTGATAGAATATGAAGATGAAAACTTCTCATCATAA
- a CDS encoding 5-formyltetrahydrofolate cyclo-ligase, whose translation MLIKEEKQILRKSLKLIRSKLDSNFIESRASIITNKLFNIVDINKFREVCLYIDFANEVPTKNIIEKLLNKNIKVSAPYIIDDHNMTLKYIEDYNKDINFNTKFGNGEPFAHCKDCNVENVAMFIIPALGFDEHCNRIGFGRGYYDNILKENKNALRIGLSYDYQILPVLPKDDNDEILDIIISENKVITAIF comes from the coding sequence GTGCTTATAAAAGAAGAGAAACAAATTTTAAGAAAATCATTAAAACTTATACGAAGTAAGTTAGATAGTAATTTTATAGAGAGTAGGGCTAGTATAATTACTAATAAATTATTTAATATAGTAGATATAAATAAATTTAGAGAAGTTTGTTTATATATAGATTTTGCTAATGAAGTTCCTACAAAAAATATCATAGAGAAACTCTTAAATAAAAATATTAAAGTATCAGCTCCATATATAATAGATGATCATAATATGACATTGAAATATATAGAAGATTATAATAAAGATATTAATTTTAATACGAAGTTTGGTAATGGTGAGCCATTTGCACATTGTAAAGATTGTAATGTAGAAAATGTAGCAATGTTTATAATACCAGCTTTAGGATTTGATGAACATTGTAATAGAATAGGATTTGGAAGAGGTTATTATGATAATATTCTAAAAGAAAATAAAAATGCTCTGAGAATAGGGCTTTCATACGATTATCAAATACTTCCTGTTTTACCTAAAGATGATAATGATGAAATATTAGACATTATAATAAGCGAAAATAAAGTAATAACAGCTATATTTTAA